The Synergistota bacterium DNA segment GATAAGAGAGGGAGGCAGGACGGTAGGTGCGGGAGTCGTAACCGAGATCATAGAGTAGGCTATAAAGGGTTAAAAGGAGGGGATTATCCCTTGACTCAAAGGGTAAGAATAAAGTTGAAGGCATACGATCATAAGCTTCTCGATAAATCAGCGGCTCAGATAGTGGAGACCGCTGAAAGAACAGATGCGGAAATCAGTGGGCCCATACCGCTACCGACAGAGATACACAAGATATGCGTTTTAAGATCTCCGCATAAGGATAAGCATTCCAGAGAGCAGTTCGAGATAAGGGTTCACAAAAGACTAATAGACATCATTAGTCCGACTCCTAAAACTATAGAAGCTCTGATGAAGCTGAACCTTCCTTCTGGCGTTGATATAGAGATAAAGACTTAAGGAGGTTGATGAAATTGCCTTTGGGATTGATTGGGAGAAAGCTTGGAATGACGCAGATATTTAAGCCTAACGGTGAAGCGGTCCCGGTTACGGTTATAGAAGCTGGGCCATGTGTGGTTGTAAGTAAGAGAACGGAAGAGAGGGAGGGCTATACTGCCCTCCAGCTTGGATTTGGATATATCAAACCCCACAAGGTTAATAAACCGATGAAAGGGGTCTTTAAAAAGGCGGGGGTGGAACCCAAAAGGTATCTAAGGGAGTTCAGGGTAGAAAATGTGGATAAATTCGAGGTTGGTCGGGAGCTGAAGGTAGACATATTTAAAGAGGGAGAAAAGGTCGATATAACTGGTATCACTAAGGGAAAGGGCTTCGCGGGCGGTATGAAAAGACATGGGTTTAGTGGGGGACCTGCGAGTCATGGATCTGCTTTTCATCGCTATGGAAGCTCACTCGGGGCTCACACTGAACCGGGACACGTTTTTAAGGGCAAGAGAATGGCTGGGCACATGGGTAGTGTGCGCGTCACTGTGAGAAACCTTGAGGTTGTTAAAATTTACCCGGAGAAAAACCTATTGCTTGTTAGGGGAGGGATTCCGGGAAGTAGGAACAGCATCGTGTTGATAAAGAAGTCGAAGAAGGGGTGAAGTTCGATGCCGAAGCTTTCTGTTTTGGATCCGAACAGTGGAGAGGTTAAAGGAGAAATAGAGGTAAGTTCCTATCTATTTGAGGCTCCTCTTCATAAGGCAGTCGTTCATCAAGCAGTGGTAGCTCATCTTGCCAATAGAAGGCAAGGGACTGCCTGTACAAAGACACGCGGGGAGGTAAGAGGTGGGGGAAGAAAGCCATGGCGTCAGAAAGGTACCGGGAGAGCACGTCATGGTAGCATTAGATCTCCGCTATGGGTAGGTGGAGGAGTTGTCTTTGGACCTAAGCCAAGAGATTATGATCAAAAGCTTCCTAAGAAGATGAGAAGACTTGCTCTCAGAGCGGCGTTGACCTCGAAGTATAAAGAGGGTAACTTGCTTATCGTTGAGGATATAAAGTTTGAAGCTCCTCCTAAGACAAAGAAAATGCTGGCTTTCCTTGATAAAGTTGGTGTTAAGAAGGAGAAAACTCTTGTTGTTATGGATAGGAGCGACGAGGTTGTATATAAAAGCGCGTGCAATCTTCCAAACGTTCATGTGATCCATGTGGATAGCATAAACACTTACGATATTCTTGTGCATGAAAAACTTCTTATAACGCGAGCTGCCCTCTCACGAATTGAGGAGGTGTACGGTGGTGAAGAGAGAGCTGCATGACGTGATAATAAGACCCATAATTACTGAGAAGGCTTTTAAGGCTATGGAGAAAGATAGGAAGTATACCTTTGAGGTTCCTATAGACGCTAACAAGATCGAGATTAAGAAAGCGGTTGAGGAGATATTTAAGGTTAGAGTCGTTAAGGTAAATACCATAAGGATGAAAGGGAAGCCAAGGAGATTGGGAGTTTACAGAGGCAGGAAACCAGCATGGAAGAAGGCGATAGTCACACTTGCGCCTGGCTATAAAATACCGTTCTTCGAAAATCTGGGAGTATGAGGGGGTTGCTTTAAATGGGTGTTAAAGGGTTTAAGCCGATAACTCCTGGTCGGAGATTTATGACCGTTTCAACCTTTGAGGAGATAACTAAGACGGAACCGGAGAAATCGCTTCTCGTGCCCTTAAAGAAAAAGGCGGGAAGAAACTCTATGGGGCGTGTGACGGTGCGCCATAGAGGCGGTGGACACAAGAGAATGTACCGAATAATAGACTTCAGAAGGGACAAGATAGGCATTCCTGCAAAGGTAGCAGCGATAGAGTATGATCCCAACAGATCTGCGAGAATAGCTTTGCTCCACTACGCTGATGGTGAGAAGAGATATATTCTTGCACCTGTGGGACTGGAAGTCGGGCAAACCGTTATGTCTGGTCCAGATGCGGATATAAAGCCAGGTAACGCTTTACCCTTGAGATATATACCGGATGGAACTCTGGTTCACAATATAGAGCTTAGAAAGGGTAAGGGAGGACAGCTTGTTAGGGCTGCGGGAGCGGCAGCGCAGATAATGGCTAAGGAAGGGGATTATGCTCATATAAGGCTTCCATCTGGGGAGATAAGATTAATTCATCTTGACTGTATGGCTACCATTGGGCAGGTTGGTAACGTAGATCATGAGAACATAGTGATAGGAAAGGCCGGAAGGTATCGTTGGCTTGGATGGAGACCATATGTAAGGGGTATGACGATGAACCCCGTTGACCACCCGATGGGTGGGGGCGAGGGAAGATCCAAGAGCAATAAGCAGCCTTGTTCACCTTGGGGGGTTCCCGCTAAGGGGTATAAGACGAGGAGGAAGAACCATCCAACGGACAAATGGATCATTAAGAGGCGTAAATGAGGAGGTGTCGTTTTCGTGGGAAGATCTCGAAAGAAAGGTCCCTATGTTGATCCGAAACTTCTGAAGAAGATTTTGGAGATGAATCAGAAAGGGGAAAAAAGGGTTATAAAAACCTGGTCCAGAAGATCAACAATAGTTCCTGAGATGATAGGACATACCATTGCCGTTCACAATGGAAGGACCCATATACCTATATATATAACTGAGCAGATGGTTGGACATAAACTGGGTGAGTTCGCGCCCACCAGGAAATTTGGCGGGCACGGTTCTCCCACTGAGAGATCAACGGCTCTTAAGTGAGGTGTTTAAGTATGGAAGCAAGGGCTGTCGCTAGGTATGTGAGAATATCACCCAAAAAGGTTCGGCAGGTCATAAACCTTATAAGGAATAAGCCCGTCAATGAGGCTCTTTTGATTTTGCGTTTTCTGCCTAAGAAGGCAGCGAGAATAGTAGAAAAGGTCCTTAAATCTGCTATAGCTAACGCGGAGAATAACTTTGAGATGGATGTAGATAGGTTATACGTTCACAGAATTTTCGTAGATCAGGGTCCAACTTTGAAGAGAATAAGGCCCCGGGCGATGGGAAGAGCCTTTTTGATAAGGAAGAGAACCAGCCATATAACCGTTGTCGTAAAGGAGAAGGAGGGATAGTCTGTGGGGCAGAAGGTTCATCCTATAGCGTTTAGATTAGGAGTTATCAAGACTTGGGATTCAAGATGGTTTGCTGAAGGCAGAACCTATACAGAACAGCTTCATGAGGATATCAAGCTCAGAAATTATCTTAAGAAAAGATGGTATAATGCTGGAATTTCTAAGATAATAATAGAGCGTATAGCTAATATAGTTAGAATAACTGTTTTGACTGCTCGCCCTGGTTTAGTGATAGGAACTAAAGGAGCTGAAATAGAAGATGCCAGAAGGAAGCTCAGGGAAATGACGGGCGGTAAGCGCATCTTTATAAACGTTCAGGAGGTAAAGAAACCAGAGATAGATGCTCAGCTTGTTGCAGAGCATATAGCATCTCAGATAGAGAAAAGGGTTTCTCACCGAAGGGCTATGAAGCAGGCTATAATGAGGGCGATGCGTGCTGGCGCCAAAGGCATAAAGATAATGTGTAGCGGTAGGCTCGGTGGAGCGGAAATCGCCAGGAAGGAATGGTATTTGGAGGGAAGACTACCCCTTCAAACCATAAGGGCTGATATAGATTACGGCTTTGCTGAGGCTTATACTATTTATGGAAAGATAGGCGTCAAGGTTTGGATATTCCACGGAGAAGTTTTGCCCGAGCCAAAGGAGAAAGAGCTTGTATCTGCGGAGGGTGAAACTGAATCATAAGGGGGTAAGCTAAAATGCTAATGCCAAAGAGGGTAAAATACAGAAAGCAACAGAGAGGACGTATGAAAGGTCGCTCTAAGGGAGGAACAACTCTTGCGTTTGGAGACTATGGTTTGCAAGCTTTAGAGCCGGCTTGGATAACGGCTCAGCAGATAGAGGCTGCCCGTATAGCTATTACTCGTTCCTTGAAGAGAGGCGGAAGAATGTGGATCAGGATCTTCCCGGATAAACCGGTTACAAAGAAACCGGCTGAGACTCGAATGGGTAAAGGTAAGGGAAACGTTGATCACTGGGTTGCCGTCGTTAAACCGGGGAGAATCATTTTTGAAGTCATAGGCGTTTCTAAGGAAGAGGCGGAAGAAATGTTTCGTCAGGCGGATGCAAAGCTTCCCATCCGCACCCGTGTTGTCACGAGGGAAGGATCGGGAGGTGGTGCCTCATGAAGGCGAGTGAGCTCAGAGAACTCACGATGGAGGAGCTCAGGGAAAAGTATAGAGAGCTTAAGGAGGAGCTCTTCAATCTGAGATTTCAGAAAGCGGTTGGGCAGCTTGGAAATCCTATGAGAATTAGAGAAGTGAAAAGAACTATAGCTCGCATAAAAACGGTGATGAGAGAAAAGGAGCTTGGAATTAATCTCGTTGGAGAGGGAAGGGAGTGATACATCGTCATGGCTAAAGAATTCGTTGGAGTCGTTGTAAGCGACAAGATGGATAAAACCGTAATAGTGCAGGTCGAAAGAATGATACCTCATCCACTTTATCGTAAACCGGTTAGAAAAAGATCAAAGTTTGTGGCGCATGACCCTGAAAATAAATGCAGAGTAGGAGATATGGTTAAAATAAAGCCTTGTAGACCTTTGAGCAAAACGAAGAGGTGGAAGGTTGTAAGCATAGTTAAGAAAGCCCAAACTGCAGATCTCCTTCTCGAGGAGGAGGTGGCAGAGTCAACATGATCTATCAAGAGACCGTGCTAAAGGTTGCGGATAACTCCGGTGCGAAGCTTATAAAGTGCATAAGGGTTTTAGGAGGAAGCGAAAGACACTTTGGAAGGATAGGGGATGTCATAGTAGCTTCCGTTAAGGAAGCTATTCCCAATTCAGGTATAGAAAAAGGGGATGTTGTAAAAGCGGTTATAGTCAGGACTAAAAAGGAGATTCGTAGGAAGGATGGATCGTACGTGAGGTTTGATGATAACGCTGCAGTTTTGATAAACGAGTATGGTGAGCCAAGAGGAACAAGGATATTTGGTCCTGTAGCAAGAGAGCTCAGGGACAAGAACTTTATGAAAATAATATCTTTAGCTCCAGAGGTCGTTTGAGGGGGTATTCAGGATGCACGTTAAAAAGGGAGATAGAGTGAGGGTACTTTCTGGTAAAGATAAGGGAAAGGAAGGAAAGGTCCTTAAGGTTTTTCCAAGGGAAGGAAAGGTTTTGGTTGAGGGCGTTAACATCGTTAAGAAGCATGTAAGACCTACACAGAAAACGCCTCAGGGCGGTATTATATCGCAGGAGGCTCCCATATATGTATGTAAAGTTATGGTTGTGTGTCCTGCCTGCGGTAATCCCACAAGGGTAGGTCATGGCTTTTTAGAGGATGGAAGAAAGGTCCGGGTGTGTAAGAAGTGCGGAGAGGTTATAGACAGTGTCTAAGGAGGTAGATTTAGCATGGTTCCACGCATGAAAGAGAAGTATAAAAAGGAAGTCATTCCTAAAATGATGGAGAGATTCGGTTATAAAAACATCATGGAAGTTCCTAAGATAGAGAAGATAGTTATAAACATTGGCGTTGGAGAGGCAAAAGATGACATAAGGTATCTGGAGT contains these protein-coding regions:
- the rpsJ gene encoding 30S ribosomal protein S10, whose amino-acid sequence is MTQRVRIKLKAYDHKLLDKSAAQIVETAERTDAEISGPIPLPTEIHKICVLRSPHKDKHSREQFEIRVHKRLIDIISPTPKTIEALMKLNLPSGVDIEIKT
- the rplC gene encoding 50S ribosomal protein L3, producing MPLGLIGRKLGMTQIFKPNGEAVPVTVIEAGPCVVVSKRTEEREGYTALQLGFGYIKPHKVNKPMKGVFKKAGVEPKRYLREFRVENVDKFEVGRELKVDIFKEGEKVDITGITKGKGFAGGMKRHGFSGGPASHGSAFHRYGSSLGAHTEPGHVFKGKRMAGHMGSVRVTVRNLEVVKIYPEKNLLLVRGGIPGSRNSIVLIKKSKKG
- the rplD gene encoding 50S ribosomal protein L4, encoding MPKLSVLDPNSGEVKGEIEVSSYLFEAPLHKAVVHQAVVAHLANRRQGTACTKTRGEVRGGGRKPWRQKGTGRARHGSIRSPLWVGGGVVFGPKPRDYDQKLPKKMRRLALRAALTSKYKEGNLLIVEDIKFEAPPKTKKMLAFLDKVGVKKEKTLVVMDRSDEVVYKSACNLPNVHVIHVDSINTYDILVHEKLLITRAALSRIEEVYGGEERAA
- the rplW gene encoding 50S ribosomal protein L23, with amino-acid sequence MKRELHDVIIRPIITEKAFKAMEKDRKYTFEVPIDANKIEIKKAVEEIFKVRVVKVNTIRMKGKPRRLGVYRGRKPAWKKAIVTLAPGYKIPFFENLGV
- the rplB gene encoding 50S ribosomal protein L2, whose translation is MGVKGFKPITPGRRFMTVSTFEEITKTEPEKSLLVPLKKKAGRNSMGRVTVRHRGGGHKRMYRIIDFRRDKIGIPAKVAAIEYDPNRSARIALLHYADGEKRYILAPVGLEVGQTVMSGPDADIKPGNALPLRYIPDGTLVHNIELRKGKGGQLVRAAGAAAQIMAKEGDYAHIRLPSGEIRLIHLDCMATIGQVGNVDHENIVIGKAGRYRWLGWRPYVRGMTMNPVDHPMGGGEGRSKSNKQPCSPWGVPAKGYKTRRKNHPTDKWIIKRRK
- the rpsS gene encoding 30S ribosomal protein S19, with amino-acid sequence MGRSRKKGPYVDPKLLKKILEMNQKGEKRVIKTWSRRSTIVPEMIGHTIAVHNGRTHIPIYITEQMVGHKLGEFAPTRKFGGHGSPTERSTALK
- the rplV gene encoding 50S ribosomal protein L22; the protein is MEARAVARYVRISPKKVRQVINLIRNKPVNEALLILRFLPKKAARIVEKVLKSAIANAENNFEMDVDRLYVHRIFVDQGPTLKRIRPRAMGRAFLIRKRTSHITVVVKEKEG
- the rpsC gene encoding 30S ribosomal protein S3, encoding MGQKVHPIAFRLGVIKTWDSRWFAEGRTYTEQLHEDIKLRNYLKKRWYNAGISKIIIERIANIVRITVLTARPGLVIGTKGAEIEDARRKLREMTGGKRIFINVQEVKKPEIDAQLVAEHIASQIEKRVSHRRAMKQAIMRAMRAGAKGIKIMCSGRLGGAEIARKEWYLEGRLPLQTIRADIDYGFAEAYTIYGKIGVKVWIFHGEVLPEPKEKELVSAEGETES
- the rplP gene encoding 50S ribosomal protein L16 — translated: MLMPKRVKYRKQQRGRMKGRSKGGTTLAFGDYGLQALEPAWITAQQIEAARIAITRSLKRGGRMWIRIFPDKPVTKKPAETRMGKGKGNVDHWVAVVKPGRIIFEVIGVSKEEAEEMFRQADAKLPIRTRVVTREGSGGGAS
- the rpmC gene encoding 50S ribosomal protein L29, producing MKASELRELTMEELREKYRELKEELFNLRFQKAVGQLGNPMRIREVKRTIARIKTVMREKELGINLVGEGRE
- the rpsQ gene encoding 30S ribosomal protein S17; the protein is MAKEFVGVVVSDKMDKTVIVQVERMIPHPLYRKPVRKRSKFVAHDPENKCRVGDMVKIKPCRPLSKTKRWKVVSIVKKAQTADLLLEEEVAEST
- the rplN gene encoding 50S ribosomal protein L14, which produces MIYQETVLKVADNSGAKLIKCIRVLGGSERHFGRIGDVIVASVKEAIPNSGIEKGDVVKAVIVRTKKEIRRKDGSYVRFDDNAAVLINEYGEPRGTRIFGPVARELRDKNFMKIISLAPEVV
- the rplX gene encoding 50S ribosomal protein L24 codes for the protein MHVKKGDRVRVLSGKDKGKEGKVLKVFPREGKVLVEGVNIVKKHVRPTQKTPQGGIISQEAPIYVCKVMVVCPACGNPTRVGHGFLEDGRKVRVCKKCGEVIDSV